One Blastopirellula marina genomic window carries:
- a CDS encoding sulfatase, which yields MLVVRLSCLLLLLGLFVSPVSAAERPNIILVFIDDMGWGDFSCFGNEAATTENCDRMAAEGIRFTQFYVNSPICSPSRTAISTGQYPQRWKISSYLAHRELNNKRGMAQWLDPSAPMLARMLHNAGYATGHFGKWHMGGQRDVGEAPLITEYGFDDSLTNFEGLGDRVLAELDAYDGKKPKLWTLGSDKLGRGEIFWEKRSQVTQRFVDDAIAFIKEAEAKDQPFYVNVWPDDVHSPFFPPKERRGDASKRDLYLGVLETMDEQLGTLFDFVRNDEKLKNNTLIVMCSDNGPELGAGTAGPFRGHKTTLYEGGIRSPLVVWGPGVIAADKAGTTNEESVFAAYDLVPSLLAVAGVEAPQDVTFDGQSLPGVILGQSTESHEGPICFRRPPDRPEIQGKQLPDLAVRDGKWKLLCSYDGSDPQLYNLNKNRGERKNVADAHPEIVERLTKTILAWHKEMPADNGADWEPK from the coding sequence ATGCTTGTCGTTCGATTATCTTGCCTGCTCCTTTTGCTCGGGCTATTTGTCTCGCCAGTTTCCGCTGCCGAGCGTCCCAATATCATTCTTGTGTTCATCGATGATATGGGCTGGGGCGACTTCTCCTGCTTCGGTAACGAGGCCGCCACGACCGAGAACTGCGATCGGATGGCCGCCGAAGGGATTCGCTTTACGCAGTTCTACGTGAATTCGCCAATCTGCTCCCCGTCGCGGACCGCGATCTCGACCGGGCAGTATCCGCAGCGCTGGAAGATTTCTTCCTACCTGGCGCACCGCGAGCTCAATAATAAGCGAGGCATGGCGCAGTGGCTCGATCCGTCCGCCCCCATGTTGGCTCGCATGCTGCACAACGCCGGCTACGCTACCGGGCACTTTGGTAAGTGGCACATGGGTGGCCAACGCGATGTGGGCGAAGCGCCGCTGATCACCGAATACGGCTTCGACGATTCGCTGACCAACTTCGAAGGCTTGGGGGACCGGGTCTTGGCCGAACTCGACGCTTACGACGGCAAAAAGCCAAAACTGTGGACGCTCGGTTCCGATAAACTGGGCCGCGGCGAAATCTTCTGGGAGAAGCGTTCGCAGGTCACCCAGCGCTTCGTGGATGATGCGATCGCGTTTATCAAGGAAGCCGAAGCGAAGGATCAACCGTTCTACGTGAACGTGTGGCCTGACGACGTCCACTCGCCGTTTTTCCCGCCTAAGGAACGTCGTGGTGATGCTTCGAAGCGTGATCTGTATCTCGGCGTGCTGGAAACGATGGACGAACAACTCGGTACGCTGTTCGACTTCGTTCGCAACGACGAAAAGCTGAAGAATAACACGCTGATCGTGATGTGCTCGGACAATGGTCCTGAACTGGGCGCTGGCACGGCGGGTCCATTTCGCGGGCACAAGACCACGCTGTACGAAGGAGGCATTCGCTCCCCTTTGGTCGTCTGGGGCCCTGGTGTGATTGCCGCCGACAAAGCAGGCACCACCAACGAAGAATCGGTCTTTGCAGCATACGACCTGGTGCCGAGCTTACTGGCAGTGGCTGGAGTGGAAGCTCCACAAGATGTCACTTTCGACGGCCAATCGCTGCCAGGCGTGATCTTGGGTCAATCGACCGAGTCGCACGAAGGCCCGATCTGCTTCCGCCGCCCTCCAGATCGTCCCGAGATCCAAGGCAAGCAACTGCCCGACCTGGCAGTGCGAGATGGCAAGTGGAAGCTACTGTGCAGCTACGATGGCAGCGACCCACAGCTTTACAATCTCAACAAAAACCGTGGCGAGCGTAAGAACGTCGCCGATGCCCATCCCGAGATCGTCGAGCGTTTGACGAAAACGATCCTCGCCTGGCACAAGGAAATGCCTGCCGATAACGGTGCCGACTGGGAACCGAAGTAG
- a CDS encoding rhodanese-like domain-containing protein, translated as MQSINADQLKTRQNQGERLTLINTLSEASFESTRIPGSINIPLEKSDFEKRVEQTIGGKNQPVVLYCASADCHSSTKAAKRLEESGFTEVMDFEGGAKEWEEQGGHLAHAS; from the coding sequence ATGCAATCGATTAACGCTGATCAATTGAAGACGCGACAGAACCAGGGTGAACGCTTGACGCTCATCAATACGCTGAGCGAAGCGAGCTTCGAGAGCACCCGCATCCCAGGCTCCATCAACATTCCACTTGAGAAGAGCGATTTTGAAAAGCGAGTCGAACAAACCATCGGCGGGAAGAATCAGCCGGTGGTGTTGTACTGTGCCAGCGCTGATTGCCACTCATCCACCAAGGCAGCCAAGCGTCTAGAAGAATCTGGCTTCACCGAAGTCATGGACTTTGAAGGTGGAGCGAAAGAGTGGGAAGAACAAGGTGGCCATCTAGCACACGCCTCGTAA
- a CDS encoding MarR family winged helix-turn-helix transcriptional regulator produces the protein MEQEVFLNLWRTYDRLKAFEEEVFSKAGLSAQQYNTLRLLKSVYPESMPTLVLGSRLISRAPDMTRLLDKLEQKGLLQRERRPENRRVVEVTITEEGKQLLRDLSSQVEQCHRKQLGHLSPEALRQLAALLKEAREPHEDVANLSLVDD, from the coding sequence TTGGAACAGGAAGTCTTCCTCAATTTGTGGCGAACTTACGACCGCCTCAAAGCGTTTGAGGAGGAAGTCTTCAGCAAGGCAGGACTTTCCGCCCAGCAGTACAACACGTTGCGTTTACTGAAGTCGGTTTATCCCGAATCGATGCCAACCCTCGTATTGGGGTCGCGTTTGATTTCGCGTGCACCCGACATGACGCGTCTGTTGGATAAGCTGGAACAGAAGGGTTTATTGCAACGAGAACGGCGTCCTGAAAATCGACGCGTGGTTGAGGTGACGATTACCGAGGAGGGAAAGCAACTTCTTCGCGATCTCTCATCCCAGGTCGAACAGTGCCACCGGAAGCAGCTGGGTCACCTCTCTCCTGAAGCTTTGCGTCAGCTGGCTGCGCTCTTGAAGGAAGCGCGTGAGCCGCACGAAGACGTCGCCAATCTGTCCCTCGTGGACGACTAA
- a CDS encoding NAD(P)/FAD-dependent oxidoreductase → MIDTNNKTQVVVIGGGPAGATVGTLLAQQGVQVELFEREKFPRFHIGESLIPETYWVLKRLNMIDKLKHSPFIKKYSVQFVSDTGKQSAPFYFHDNKDHDCSQTWQVRRSEFDEMMLRNAEEHGVKTHEGVRVLDVLFEGDKAVGVQIMDEDGNKREVRADVVVDASGQTSMLLNKLKLRVPDPSLNKGSIWTYYKGGKRDAGRDEGATTVLQVENKKGWFWYIPLHDDTVSIGVVGDFDYLFKGRGSHEEVFFEELEKCPGAKMRVENAEQITKVFATKDFTYKAKQAAGNGWVLIGDALGFLDPLYSSGVLLALKSGELAADAIVEGLKKGDTSREQLAGWEADYLVGMERMRKLVCAYYDGFNFGKFVRRFPDHRGDITDLLIGDLFKDSLDKVFESIDTMKVESEAMAE, encoded by the coding sequence ATGATCGATACCAATAATAAGACCCAGGTGGTGGTAATCGGAGGAGGCCCGGCCGGGGCGACCGTTGGTACGCTTTTGGCCCAACAAGGAGTTCAAGTCGAGCTGTTCGAACGTGAGAAGTTCCCACGTTTCCACATCGGTGAATCGCTAATCCCGGAAACTTACTGGGTTCTGAAGCGACTGAACATGATCGACAAGCTGAAGCATAGCCCCTTCATCAAGAAGTACAGCGTTCAGTTTGTCAGCGATACAGGCAAGCAGTCGGCCCCGTTCTACTTCCACGACAACAAAGATCACGATTGCTCGCAAACCTGGCAGGTCCGTCGTAGCGAGTTCGACGAGATGATGCTTCGCAATGCGGAAGAGCATGGCGTGAAAACGCACGAAGGTGTCCGTGTTCTCGATGTCTTGTTCGAAGGCGACAAAGCGGTTGGCGTCCAGATCATGGACGAAGATGGCAACAAGCGTGAAGTGCGTGCCGATGTGGTGGTCGATGCCAGCGGTCAAACTTCCATGCTCCTGAACAAGTTGAAGCTGCGTGTGCCTGATCCGTCGCTCAACAAAGGTTCGATCTGGACTTACTACAAGGGTGGCAAGCGAGATGCTGGCCGCGACGAAGGCGCAACAACCGTCCTGCAAGTCGAGAACAAGAAGGGGTGGTTCTGGTACATTCCCCTGCATGACGACACCGTCAGCATTGGTGTGGTCGGCGATTTCGACTACCTCTTTAAAGGTCGTGGCAGCCACGAAGAAGTCTTCTTTGAGGAATTAGAGAAGTGCCCCGGTGCCAAGATGCGGGTCGAAAATGCCGAGCAAATCACCAAGGTCTTCGCTACCAAGGACTTCACTTACAAGGCGAAGCAAGCCGCCGGTAACGGTTGGGTGCTGATCGGCGATGCCCTCGGCTTCCTCGATCCACTCTACTCTTCTGGCGTTCTGTTGGCGCTGAAGTCGGGGGAGCTTGCCGCCGATGCGATCGTCGAAGGCTTGAAGAAGGGAGACACGTCCCGCGAGCAACTTGCTGGCTGGGAAGCAGACTACCTGGTCGGCATGGAGCGGATGCGCAAACTGGTTTGTGCCTATTACGATGGCTTCAATTTCGGCAAGTTCGTCCGCCGCTTTCCCGATCATCGCGGCGACATCACCGACCTCTTGATCGGCGATCTGTTTAAGGACAGTCTCGACAAGGTCTTCGAATCGATCGATACGATGAAGGTCGAGTCAGAAGCCATGGCGGAATAA
- a CDS encoding alpha-2-macroglobulin family protein, producing MTQYSFARSIPIAILVCFGAVMAAWLGIGQQNAQQEAPDIQQMETLYKQGNFKEAYEAAEKLFFDPKQDPKELARTMNIPVQCLQRLGRYADVDNFLEKTAEAQKDEWRVLTLLGNQYASINHWGVINDNKFERGPVRGGGKRVNSFQRDRVRALQLYVEAMKLAEKEQADKDMADLYFQVSTFFLYNNFGRGAWELQYLTDIAELPDYEEGYSYGGNNQGAPVDEAGNPIFYHLPESWDASKNDGERMRWAMDQVGKYNADRLDDTQLQWANFLQSQFGVNTLQQYQWFFTARASSDEEDATPQLLQLVTLKENETIARLATGIKRFELPDEFNHIRVWQKIIADKAGRRSQAYDNLASVFENRRQYPKAAETWRAAIADVGKGNNEYRQKRLDQIIGNLGQFQGGKVHAAGQGVTLQYLFRNGTEVALTAHEIKVDKLLSDVKQYLKSNPGRIDYQKMQLQQIGEKILFQDDGEAYLGGQVAQWNVKLEPRPDHFDRRIDINAPLNNAGAYMVTAKMQDGNICKVVVWVADTVIVSKQLDEKRLYYVADAVTGKPIEKANVEFFGYKVEQVRNQNRYSVLTKDFAEFTSPDGQITLGENQMPQQYQFLVMARTDAGRLAFLGFQHIWYQQQHDAQYNQVRSYGITDRPVYRPNQTMKYKFWTRTSKYDQDNVSNFAGQEIRVELRDPQGNSMFVKMMKADEFGGVNAEWEIPSDAKLGQYHLFTQYGSVNFRIEEYKKPEFEVTIDAPSKPVELGEKVTAKINAKYYFGSPVTNATVKYKIERSEYNKHWYPTARWDWCFGNGYWWFAYDYPWYPGYAKWVGCMRPAPFWIGWSNNPPELVAEQEVEIGEDGTIEVEIDTALAKALHSDSDHQYTITAEVRDASRRTIVGTGKVLVAREPFKVYTWVDRGYYNVGDTIHAHFLAQTLDSRDVAGKGLLKLLKITYDENNQPIETEVQSWNIDMTGQGSVSQTMEASAAGQYRLSLEVTDKAGHKQEGGYIFTIRGQGFDGSQYRFNALELIPDKKEYQAGDTVRLQINTDRVGSTVLLFVRPSNGVYLPPKTIRLTGKSTVYDIAVLKKDMPNFFVEAVTIADAEVHDETKEIVVPPETRVLDLHVEMDASEYLPGSKGTIKLKLTDDTGEPFVGSTVLTMYDKSVEYISGGSNVPDIKEFFWKWRRHHHPSTEHSLNLYSYNLTPKRQVTLNFLGIFGNSVADENASFAQGMGRGGGFGGGMGGMGGGGFGGRALMSRSSMAKGAIMEGAMPMAAAPAGAEMADSMDLAADKQDAGGMPDMVEPTVRSNFADTALWVASVETNVKGEAELTLDMPENLTTWIVRSWAMGQGTKVGSAETEVVTRKNLIVRLQAPRYFVQTDEVVLSANVHNYLETEKTAMVTLDIPTKLMTSNTPLTQKVTVPAGGEVRVDWTVKVVQEGEATITMKALTDEESDAMQQSFPVYVHGMLKTESWAGTVQPEKDLQSFLINVPKDRRPKDSRLIVRYSPSLAASMVEALPYLVDYPYGCTEQTLNRFVPSVITRKVLGEMGIDLKSIAEHQNNLNAQEIGDPAERNKDWNADWKHTLKNPVFDDAELEKMVKAGVQRLTEMQNSDGGWGWFSGYNEHSYPHTTAVVVRGLEIAQRNGAAVVPDTLERGKQWLINYQNQEVQKLQNADEKKDPWKSQASNLDAMVFGVLAEMKHDNPAMRGFLYRDRTKLSVYANAIFALALHQVGDEEKLAMVRRNLDQYVVTDVENETAYLKMAEDNYWWNWYGDPIEANAYYLKLLAATDAENVTARRMVKYLLNNRKHATYWKSTRDTALCVEAMADYLRATDELNPEMTVEIFVDGQKKAETEFTKENLFIVDNTVELTGLQVTDGEHKVEVRRKGKGPVYYSAYLTNFTLEDFITKAGLEVKVQRRFYRLDRDEDATVRAAGDRGQALNQKVEKYTRTLLENESQITSGDLIEIDLVIESKNDYEYVMFEDKKAAGFEAVDLRSGYNGNSLGAYMELRDERVTFFVRQLPRGKHTLTYRLRAEIPGKFSALPAVAQAMYAPELVGNSDEMKIQIADLPAKE from the coding sequence ATGACTCAATATTCGTTCGCAAGATCGATTCCTATCGCAATCTTAGTCTGCTTCGGGGCCGTGATGGCCGCGTGGCTGGGAATCGGACAGCAAAACGCCCAGCAAGAAGCCCCAGACATCCAACAGATGGAAACACTCTACAAACAAGGCAATTTCAAGGAAGCCTATGAGGCGGCCGAGAAACTGTTCTTCGATCCCAAGCAGGATCCGAAAGAGCTTGCCCGCACGATGAACATCCCGGTCCAGTGTCTGCAGCGGCTAGGACGCTACGCCGATGTCGATAACTTCTTGGAGAAGACCGCGGAAGCTCAAAAGGATGAGTGGCGCGTGCTGACGCTGCTGGGCAATCAGTACGCTTCGATCAATCATTGGGGCGTGATCAACGACAACAAGTTCGAGCGTGGGCCGGTTCGTGGTGGTGGGAAGCGCGTCAACAGCTTCCAACGCGATCGCGTACGTGCCTTACAGCTGTATGTCGAAGCGATGAAGCTGGCCGAGAAAGAGCAAGCCGACAAGGATATGGCCGACCTGTACTTCCAGGTTTCGACCTTCTTTCTATACAACAACTTCGGCCGCGGAGCCTGGGAACTGCAATATCTGACCGACATTGCCGAGCTGCCCGATTACGAAGAAGGCTACAGCTACGGTGGCAACAATCAAGGTGCCCCAGTTGATGAAGCTGGAAACCCGATTTTCTATCACCTGCCCGAGTCGTGGGATGCCTCCAAGAACGATGGCGAGCGGATGCGGTGGGCGATGGACCAGGTAGGCAAATACAACGCCGATCGCCTCGACGATACCCAGTTGCAATGGGCCAACTTCCTGCAATCTCAGTTTGGCGTCAACACGCTGCAGCAATATCAGTGGTTCTTCACCGCTCGAGCGAGTTCGGATGAAGAGGACGCCACGCCGCAGCTTCTGCAATTGGTGACGCTGAAAGAAAACGAAACGATCGCCCGCCTGGCAACCGGAATCAAACGCTTTGAATTACCGGACGAATTCAATCACATTCGTGTCTGGCAGAAGATCATCGCTGATAAAGCAGGTCGTCGGTCGCAAGCTTACGACAACCTGGCCTCGGTGTTCGAGAACCGTCGCCAATATCCCAAGGCAGCCGAAACGTGGCGTGCTGCGATTGCTGACGTGGGCAAAGGGAACAACGAGTATCGCCAGAAGCGACTCGATCAAATTATCGGCAACCTGGGCCAATTTCAGGGAGGCAAAGTGCATGCCGCCGGCCAAGGGGTGACACTGCAATACCTGTTCCGTAACGGAACAGAAGTCGCCCTGACTGCGCATGAAATCAAAGTCGATAAGCTGCTTTCGGACGTGAAGCAGTATCTGAAATCGAACCCCGGTCGAATCGATTATCAAAAGATGCAATTGCAGCAGATCGGCGAGAAGATCTTGTTCCAAGACGATGGCGAAGCATACCTCGGTGGCCAAGTCGCCCAGTGGAATGTGAAGCTGGAACCTCGCCCTGATCATTTCGATCGCCGCATCGATATCAACGCCCCGCTCAACAACGCCGGCGCCTACATGGTGACCGCCAAGATGCAGGATGGCAACATCTGCAAAGTGGTTGTTTGGGTAGCCGACACGGTGATCGTCAGTAAGCAGTTAGACGAAAAGCGTCTTTACTACGTGGCCGACGCGGTGACCGGTAAGCCGATCGAGAAGGCAAATGTCGAATTCTTCGGCTACAAGGTGGAACAGGTCCGCAATCAAAATCGCTACTCGGTGCTGACGAAGGACTTCGCGGAATTCACCAGCCCGGATGGCCAGATCACGCTGGGCGAAAACCAAATGCCCCAGCAGTATCAGTTCCTGGTCATGGCCCGGACCGACGCTGGTCGTCTGGCGTTTCTCGGCTTCCAGCACATCTGGTATCAGCAGCAGCACGATGCCCAATACAACCAGGTTCGAAGCTACGGTATCACCGACCGACCGGTGTATCGCCCGAACCAGACGATGAAGTACAAGTTCTGGACACGGACCTCGAAGTACGATCAAGACAACGTCAGCAATTTTGCCGGGCAAGAGATTCGCGTCGAACTACGCGATCCGCAAGGCAACTCGATGTTCGTCAAAATGATGAAGGCGGACGAGTTTGGTGGCGTCAATGCCGAGTGGGAGATCCCCAGCGATGCCAAGCTCGGCCAGTACCATTTGTTCACCCAATACGGCAGTGTCAACTTTCGCATTGAAGAGTACAAGAAGCCTGAGTTTGAGGTTACCATCGACGCCCCGTCCAAGCCGGTCGAGCTAGGCGAGAAGGTGACGGCCAAGATCAACGCCAAGTACTACTTCGGCTCGCCGGTGACTAACGCCACCGTGAAGTACAAGATCGAACGCTCCGAGTACAACAAGCATTGGTACCCGACCGCTCGCTGGGATTGGTGCTTCGGCAACGGATACTGGTGGTTCGCCTACGACTATCCATGGTACCCAGGCTACGCCAAGTGGGTTGGCTGTATGCGGCCTGCCCCGTTCTGGATTGGTTGGTCGAACAACCCACCTGAGTTGGTCGCCGAACAAGAGGTCGAGATCGGCGAAGATGGCACGATCGAAGTCGAAATCGATACCGCTTTGGCGAAGGCCTTGCATAGCGATTCCGATCATCAGTACACCATCACGGCCGAAGTGCGAGATGCCTCACGACGAACGATCGTCGGTACTGGCAAGGTGTTGGTTGCTCGCGAACCGTTTAAGGTCTACACCTGGGTCGATCGTGGTTATTACAACGTTGGTGACACGATTCACGCCCACTTCCTGGCTCAAACGCTCGATTCGCGCGATGTGGCTGGCAAGGGGTTGCTGAAGCTGTTGAAGATCACCTACGACGAAAACAACCAGCCGATCGAAACCGAGGTCCAGTCTTGGAATATTGATATGACCGGGCAAGGAAGCGTCTCGCAAACGATGGAAGCCTCGGCCGCCGGGCAGTATCGCTTGAGTCTTGAGGTGACCGACAAAGCAGGCCACAAGCAGGAAGGTGGTTACATCTTCACGATTCGTGGGCAAGGCTTCGATGGTTCGCAGTATCGCTTCAACGCGTTGGAACTCATTCCTGATAAAAAGGAATATCAAGCAGGCGACACGGTTCGATTGCAGATCAATACCGATCGCGTTGGTAGCACGGTACTGTTGTTCGTCCGTCCCTCCAACGGCGTTTACTTGCCACCGAAGACGATCCGATTGACCGGCAAGAGCACGGTGTACGACATTGCCGTGCTGAAGAAGGACATGCCAAACTTCTTTGTCGAAGCAGTCACCATCGCCGATGCCGAGGTGCATGACGAGACTAAAGAGATCGTTGTGCCTCCAGAAACGCGGGTGCTCGACTTGCATGTCGAAATGGATGCTTCGGAATACCTGCCAGGCAGCAAAGGGACGATCAAGCTGAAGTTGACTGACGACACGGGCGAACCGTTCGTAGGCTCGACCGTGCTGACGATGTACGACAAGTCAGTCGAATACATCAGTGGCGGCTCGAATGTGCCTGATATTAAAGAGTTCTTCTGGAAGTGGCGTCGTCATCACCACCCCAGTACCGAACATAGCTTGAACCTGTACAGCTACAACTTGACCCCGAAGCGCCAGGTAACACTGAACTTCCTGGGAATCTTTGGAAACAGCGTCGCTGACGAAAACGCTTCGTTCGCCCAAGGGATGGGCCGAGGGGGCGGTTTCGGTGGTGGTATGGGTGGAATGGGAGGCGGCGGCTTTGGCGGTCGTGCTCTGATGTCACGCAGCAGCATGGCTAAGGGAGCGATCATGGAAGGTGCCATGCCCATGGCCGCAGCTCCAGCAGGAGCCGAAATGGCGGACAGCATGGACTTGGCGGCCGACAAGCAAGATGCCGGCGGCATGCCCGACATGGTCGAACCAACGGTTCGCTCGAACTTCGCCGATACCGCCCTGTGGGTTGCTTCCGTCGAAACGAACGTCAAAGGGGAAGCCGAATTGACGCTCGATATGCCGGAGAATCTGACGACTTGGATCGTTCGCAGTTGGGCGATGGGGCAGGGGACCAAGGTCGGATCGGCCGAGACCGAAGTGGTCACGCGGAAGAATCTGATCGTTCGCCTGCAAGCGCCTCGCTACTTTGTGCAAACCGACGAAGTGGTCCTTTCGGCCAACGTGCATAACTATCTGGAAACCGAAAAGACGGCGATGGTCACGCTCGATATTCCTACTAAGTTGATGACCAGCAACACCCCGCTGACCCAAAAGGTGACTGTGCCGGCTGGCGGCGAGGTTCGCGTCGACTGGACCGTAAAGGTCGTCCAGGAAGGGGAAGCGACTATCACGATGAAGGCGCTGACCGATGAAGAATCGGACGCCATGCAGCAAAGTTTCCCCGTGTACGTTCACGGAATGCTGAAGACCGAATCGTGGGCAGGCACCGTTCAGCCAGAAAAAGATTTGCAGTCGTTCCTGATCAACGTGCCTAAAGATCGTCGTCCGAAAGACTCGCGTCTGATCGTCAGGTACTCGCCAAGCCTGGCGGCCTCGATGGTGGAAGCCCTTCCTTACCTGGTTGACTATCCGTATGGCTGCACCGAGCAAACGCTCAACCGCTTCGTGCCGTCGGTCATCACCCGTAAGGTGTTGGGGGAAATGGGAATCGATCTGAAGTCGATCGCTGAACACCAGAATAACCTGAACGCCCAGGAAATCGGTGATCCGGCCGAACGCAATAAAGATTGGAACGCCGACTGGAAGCACACGCTGAAGAATCCGGTGTTCGATGATGCCGAACTCGAGAAGATGGTCAAAGCAGGCGTTCAACGTCTGACCGAGATGCAGAACTCGGACGGCGGTTGGGGCTGGTTCTCTGGCTATAACGAACACAGCTATCCCCACACTACAGCCGTCGTGGTGCGTGGTTTGGAAATCGCCCAGCGTAACGGTGCTGCCGTGGTGCCCGATACGCTCGAGCGTGGTAAGCAGTGGCTGATCAACTACCAGAATCAGGAAGTTCAAAAGCTGCAAAACGCTGACGAAAAGAAGGACCCCTGGAAGTCGCAGGCGAGCAACCTCGATGCGATGGTCTTCGGCGTGCTGGCCGAGATGAAACACGATAATCCTGCGATGCGAGGTTTCCTCTATCGCGATCGAACGAAGCTCTCGGTTTACGCCAACGCAATCTTCGCCCTGGCCCTGCACCAGGTCGGCGACGAGGAGAAGCTGGCCATGGTTCGCCGGAACCTCGATCAATACGTCGTGACCGACGTCGAGAACGAGACCGCCTATCTGAAAATGGCCGAGGACAATTACTGGTGGAACTGGTACGGCGATCCAATCGAAGCAAACGCTTACTATCTGAAGCTGTTGGCGGCGACCGATGCCGAGAACGTGACCGCTCGCCGGATGGTGAAGTACCTGCTCAACAATCGGAAGCATGCGACCTACTGGAAGTCGACTCGCGACACGGCGTTATGCGTCGAAGCGATGGCGGACTACCTGCGGGCGACCGACGAGTTGAACCCGGAGATGACGGTCGAGATCTTTGTTGACGGTCAGAAGAAAGCCGAAACCGAGTTCACCAAGGAAAATCTCTTCATCGTCGACAACACGGTCGAGCTGACCGGGCTGCAAGTGACCGATGGCGAGCATAAGGTCGAGGTTCGCCGAAAAGGGAAGGGCCCGGTCTACTACAGTGCTTACCTGACCAACTTCACCTTGGAAGATTTCATCACCAAGGCAGGCCTGGAAGTGAAAGTCCAGCGTCGCTTCTACCGACTCGATCGGGACGAAGATGCCACCGTGCGAGCGGCTGGCGATCGCGGTCAGGCGCTCAACCAGAAGGTCGAGAAGTACACGCGGACCTTGCTGGAAAACGAGTCGCAGATTACTAGCGGCGATCTCATCGAGATTGACCTCGTAATCGAATCGAAGAATGACTATGAGTACGTCATGTTCGAGGATAAGAAAGCGGCTGGGTTTGAAGCGGTTGATCTGCGAAGTGGCTACAACGGCAACTCGCTGGGAGCCTACATGGAACTCCGCGACGAACGGGTAACCTTCTTCGTCCGGCAGTTGCCACGTGGCAAACATACGCTGACTTATCGACTGCGGGCCGAGATCCCCGGCAAGTTCAGTGCGTTACCCGCCGTCGCTCAGGCGATGTACGCACCCGAACTGGTCGGTAACTCGGACGAAATGAAAATTCAGATCGCCGATCTGCCTGCGAAGGAATAA
- a CDS encoding class I SAM-dependent DNA methyltransferase, whose protein sequence is MSISDAYSNWSSTYDEDVNRTRDLDQQITQASLAGQRFPHIVEIGCGTGKNSLFYASLADHLLGIDFSAGMLERARQKVVLPHVTFVEADLQKRWPIASGSVDLVACNLVLEHIADLAPIFEQVARCLDTGGQFFVSELHPAKQYLGSQAQFQRNGVANKVDAFVHHLSDFLTTAEKFGLTLIRLDEWWHEADDKLAPRLVSFRWRKL, encoded by the coding sequence ATGTCGATTTCCGACGCCTATTCCAACTGGTCGTCAACCTACGACGAAGATGTCAATCGTACGCGTGACTTGGATCAGCAAATCACGCAAGCATCGCTGGCTGGTCAACGTTTTCCCCATATCGTTGAGATTGGCTGTGGCACGGGTAAGAACTCATTGTTTTATGCCTCGCTGGCCGATCATCTGCTCGGCATCGATTTCTCAGCTGGCATGCTGGAAAGAGCTCGACAAAAAGTTGTGCTTCCGCATGTCACGTTCGTCGAGGCCGATCTGCAGAAACGTTGGCCCATTGCGAGTGGTTCGGTCGATCTGGTCGCGTGCAATCTGGTGCTCGAACACATTGCCGATCTCGCCCCGATCTTCGAGCAAGTCGCACGTTGCCTCGATACTGGCGGGCAGTTTTTCGTCAGCGAACTCCACCCCGCGAAGCAGTATCTGGGCAGCCAGGCGCAGTTTCAACGCAACGGCGTAGCGAACAAAGTCGATGCCTTTGTCCATCATCTATCCGACTTTCTGACCACGGCGGAGAAGTTCGGTTTGACGCTGATTCGCCTCGACGAGTGGTGGCATGAAGCAGACGATAAGCTGGCCCCAAGACTGGTTTCTTTTCGCTGGCGAAAGCTGTAA